atatatatatatatatatatatatatatatatatatatatatatatatatatatatatatatatatatatatatatatatatatatatatatatattgtgtgtgtgtgtgtgtgtgtgtgtgtgtgtagttTTGCATGCATGGACATTGGATGCTCACCGAGTCCCGGACGACCATGGCGGGGAGGGCATTGTGGTGGCAGAGGTCGAGGCAGACCTCCATGCCGGAGTTGCCGcagccgacgacgaggacgcgcTTGCCGCGGTACGCGGCGCCGGACTTGTACTCGGCGACGTGGGACACGGGGCCCTCGAAGTCGTCCGCGCCGTCGATCTCCGGCACGACGCGCTCCGCGTTCTCCCCCGTGGCCACCACCAGCCACCGCCCGATGTACTCCGTGACGTCGCCCGCCGCATCGACGCTGACGTCCTCGGCGCGCACGCGCCAGAGCCCCGCGGCGTCGTCGTAGCGCGCGGAGGTGACGGACTGGTTGAAGCGCGGCTCGacgccggcgcgcgcggcgtAGGCCTGGAGGTAGTCGACGAACTGGCGGCGGTCGGGGTACTCCGGGTAGCCGTCCGGGAAGGGCATCCCGGGGAGCTCGCAGAAGTGCttggggaggtggaggcggaggcggtcgtAGGTGCGGCGCTGCCACAGCGACGCGATGCAGTCGGCGCGCTCCAGGAGCACCGACGGCACGCCGCGCTCGCGCAGGCACGCCGCCACCGACAGCCCCGCCGGCCCCGCCCCGACCACGATCGGCCCGTTCACCCacaccaccctcgccgccatAGCCGCCCGCGCCTGACCGGCCGGAGTGAGACTGTGAGAGTGAGCGAGGGACAGCGAGAGCGAGGAAGTAAGTAAGTAGGGTGAGATATGAGAGTAGCTAGGCAAGgcaaggatgaggaggagggggaaggtgGTGAAGGGAGTGAAGGGCGGGAGGGGGGTATAAAtaggggagggagagggtggTTGAAAACTTGGAAATGAGCACTCTCTCAGCGCGTGTGTAGCTGTGCCTGTGCACTCGATCGATACATCGTTTGTTTAGGTGTGTGGAGGTATACTTTCTTTTTCACTCTATGTCTTGGACCGTTGGACATCGGCACCGTCTTTCGaccctacctttttttttataaaaaagaactAATTAAATAGTCGTAGAAAtagtattaaaaatataaaattattttttgacaAATGTATTAGTGTCTTGATattttctactccctctgtcccaaaatatacgCAGCCACATATAGTCCAAAGTTTGAACTACACGGTTGTGCTTATTTTGGATAATTTGAACTATATGGCGCGCTTATTTTGGAACAGAAGAGATTGTATGGATTTTAGAGGTATAAGTGCTTCCTACAtttcaaaataaaccaacttttATGCACGAatcctaaaataaaccaacaCACGCA
The window above is part of the Oryza sativa Japonica Group chromosome 7, ASM3414082v1 genome. Proteins encoded here:
- the LOC4343079 gene encoding probable indole-3-pyruvate monooxygenase YUCCA5 translates to MAARVVWVNGPIVVGAGPAGLSVAACLRERGVPSVLLERADCIASLWQRRTYDRLRLHLPKHFCELPGMPFPDGYPEYPDRRQFVDYLQAYAARAGVEPRFNQSVTSARYDDAAGLWRVRAEDVSVDAAGDVTEYIGRWLVVATGENAERVVPEIDGADDFEGPVSHVAEYKSGAAYRGKRVLVVGCGNSGMEVCLDLCHHNALPAMVVRDSVHVLPREMLGVATFSVAVFLLRFLPLWVVDRILVVLAWLFLGDLAKIGITRPSRGPLELKNTRGRTPVLDIGALARIRSGDIEVVPGIRRLLRGGAELVDGRRVPADAVILATGYQSNVPQWLKGSDFFTQEGYPRVPFPDGWKGESGLYSVGFTRRGLSGVSSDAVKVAQDIAMAWNHQTATTR